The following proteins come from a genomic window of Triticum aestivum cultivar Chinese Spring chromosome 6A, IWGSC CS RefSeq v2.1, whole genome shotgun sequence:
- the LOC123131111 gene encoding uncharacterized protein has translation MAASARTCLVVAALACALTLALRSASADAQADEAQKPKCAPGAATPCRVGALRDPENQEEEGLLNVKVPSSAADDDYSDPDQPKDPDQSDGDDLVILGH, from the coding sequence ATGGCGGCGTCCGCGCGCACATGCCTGGTGGTGGCAGCGCTGGCGTGCGCGCTAACACTGGCGCTGCGCTCGGCGTCGGCGGACGCGCAGGCGGACGAGGCCCAGAAGCCCAAGTGCGCTCCGGGCGCCGCCACGCCGTGCCGCGTGGGTGCGTTGCGTGATCCGGAGAACCAGGAGGAGGAGGGCCTGCTCAACGTGAAGGTGCCGAGCAGCGCGGCCGACGATGACTACAGCGATCCCGACCAGCCCAAGGACCCCGACCAGTCCGACGGAGATGACCTCGTTATCCTCGGCCACTGA